cttgtattttctttaacccttgacctttaataaacctcataaaaataatactcctttcagagagaaactaatttctaccctgcctcagaTTCCcgaaatttttaatctttacatatatcaaattaaaaagtttttctacaaacaaaaccaatgtaactaaaattagaagggaagcaacaaattgggaaacaatctttataacagaaacctctaacaaaggtctaattactcaaatttataaagcgctaaaccatttgtacaaaaaatcaagccattctccaattgaaaaataggcaagggacatgaatacgcagttttcagataaagaaatcaaaactattaatatgcacatgaaaaagtcttctaaatctcttataatcagagaggtgcaaatcaaaacaactctgaggtatcacctcaccctagtagattggccaacatgacagcaaaggaaagtgatgaatgctggaggggatgtggcaaagtgaggattctaattcattgctggtggagtgtgaattgatccaagcattctggagggcaatcttgAACTATACTCAaatggcaataaaagactgtccatccattgatccagccatagcattgctggatttgtacaccaaagagataataaggaaaagacttgtacaagaatattcatagctggaaACCGCGGCCGGGGGCCGGCTGGCCCCGCTGGCTCCCGCCGGGCGGGGACCATGCATTGTGGGAGCAAGGTGAAGAGCGAATACATGAAGCGCTACAAAGACCCCAAGTGGGACACATGTGGCCCGTGCTACCGGGAGCTATTGCATTATCGCCTGAGCCGGCGGCTACTGGAGCAGACGCACAACCCTTGGTTATGGGACGGTTGGGGGCCGTCCAGCAACTCGGACGATTCCTCATCTTCTGGAGGTGGTGGGGCCTCCACGCCCCTGGGTCCCCAGGGAGCTTCGGCCCCTTCTCCACCCCAGACTCCCCTCAAGCccgaaagagagggagaggaactCGGAGTGGAAGAGAAAGGGGCCGAGGCATCCGAGGATGAGGACGCTGCCAGCCCTCCAGAAACACCAGGGAAAGTCACACAAGAAAAAGATAAACAGCAAATGGAAGTGaaaaaagaacagatagaagTGAAAGACAAACTAATGGATAACACAGATCATCCTCGACAACGTGCCTTGCTTTCTGGAGCTGATAAGAAAACAGCAAATAGTCCTCAAAGACCAAGTAAAACAAAAGAAGTCAAACATCCATTTGCTCTTTATGGCTGGGGGGAAAAACAGACCGATACTGGGAGCCAGAAAACACATAATGTATGTGCTTCTGCTCCAGAACAACAGATTCATGAGTCAGCATTACGAGCCAAGAACAGAAGacaagtggaaaaaagaaaactggtcAATCAGAGACAAAGAGCCTATTCTGTAGATGTGCAGAAACCCAGAAGGAGCAAGCCTTCCTCTTCAGATAGTCCATGGATGACAGAGTACATGAGATGCTACTCAGCAAGAGCttgatgaaagaaaaatgtgCTTAGATGACCTCATTAAAAACAGGACATTGGTTTGGGAAACACAATGATTATGGAAGGGTTTGTTTAGAGAATTCCCAAAAGAGTGTTATTTTCGTGTATTCTGATAACCTACCTCCGTAGTAGGGTGGATAGCCGAAGCCATAGACATTTGAAGTTATTCATGGTGATCATTTTCTAGGTCTTTGGTATTCTTGTGTTTTTGAGGCATTTTTATCTTAGGAGCAAATGGCACAAAATGCCTTTTTAGTGGCAAGATTTATAAGACACTTAGTAATTGGTTTTTCATAATTATAGACAGAGCCCATTCTTATGAACATCCACAAACCCTGTAGAAAGTAAGATGGTTCCATTTTTGGACTTAACACGCCTGTTTTCAATTACATGAGTGGAAGAATCAATAGTAAAAGAGCGATCATTCCTGAGAGCTATTCTGATCCCTACCATCTTGTGAAACGAGTTCTGGTAAAAAGTTCTATTTAGCTTATTTCTCTACTAATTCATTATCATTTCATGTGGACAAGTAACATTTAAACTTGGCTAGGGTTTAATCTCATTTTTTCTCCTTGCTGGTTTGGGCACTTAATCGATTTAATAATCCTATTCCTATTGAGAGATCTGTGCAATGAATATTTTAGGGTAAGACTGAAGGATTTTTTTGAGTCAAAGACTGCCACAAGTTAAATTTTCTACTGCAGAACTTTAAGAGCACACTACTGATGACTTAATTACTTGCTGAATCTGACTTGTGGCCCTATTTTAATCATGTATTTTTGACACTTGTATGACAACTGGTTTTTAAGAATAAATGGGCTTCAGAGCAGTAAATTTTAGAATTTGTACTCAAAGTTAGAATACATTTGTAAGTATTGAAGTTCTGGATCTGATCAGAAATGGGAAATTGAAGAAATGATGTCAGCAGCCTCATTTCCACTTGCattgcttttcttcttcagaaCAAATTCAACAGTAAGCAAATGTTGGCTTTTTTACAGTGTTCCTCAAACTTATGAATTCATTGGCATTCCTTATTGATATTCTTATATCATGATATATCTCAGGGAATGATTATGTGTTTCCCTGCATATGTATAAGAATTCAAGAGGAATTATCTTTCTTTGGAGCTCCAAAATGTCCTTAATAAGTATAGTTTTCAGCTAAGTCTGAATATGGCTTCTTTTTCTATCCATTAGGGATGGAGACCTGATTATGGGATCTGATTATTAAAGATCcttgaaggaaaagggaaaatccCACATATGTAGCTCTAGCAGCAAGCATGAACAAGAATTATGTGTTATTATAACAGGTGCTTTTAGATGTGAGACTAAATATTCCCAAGTTTTTATTCTCAGTCTTTAGAACAATGCCAACAACTATAGTGTATATATTCACActttatgatatttttttctttccttatctggTCTTTAAATATATTCTACTTGTTTAGTTATAAATATGTTAGGTTTTGAAAGCTGATTTCTAAATAGTAATAGACTTTCTGCTTAATTGTGCTTTTTGATCTTTATATGGTTTTGAGGTTCATTCACTTGTTCAGAGAGCTGTCTGTGCCAGTCATTGAACCATATGAGTTAAATCAAATCTCTTTATTCTGTATATCATTACCAAAACCAAATCACCAATGCATGTCAGCACTTCTGGTAATAATCCTTTAAAATCATTATTCGTTTATTAAGCCGTAAACATTGGAAGTACCAAAGGTCCAAAGGAATGTGGCAATGAGTGGTAGTTATGTAAATGGATGTAAAATTCAGTGTTCTCACATGGTCAGGTTTAGTAATCAAGCTTAAATTTTTCATATTGCATCTGACAATCAGAAAGTAGCACTGTGAAGTAAGGTagaatttaaatgtttaaaaatagccttagaaatttcattttcaaatcaatttaaaaaaaaaaaagtcttttctagTCTAGAAAACTGACTTGCCTGTAACTTAGTACCAAAAATCCAGACAGACTCACAGAAAACTAAAGGctaaaaatgaccaaaataattttgttcaaaAACTACCAGAAGCAAAAAGATAAATAtggttttaattgtatttttgatACCTACTACTAACTTACACTGATTTCTTTAAAAGTGGCTATAATAATCCTGTCAGTTTTttaggggtgggtgggtggaacACTAATTCAACTCTCCTTTCATTAGATTACAATTTATGACACTTTTTCTTAGGCTTTGAAACAATTCTGTGATCAtgcaatttttttccctttcttataaaCAAAGATAATTTCCCATGATGCTATTACCAGTTCTCTGTGATAACTTATTAGAAAATAAAGTAATGTAAATAAATTCACATTGAAGAAGTCTGAGACTGAGAATGggatcttttaaaatatagaggaaaagatatttaaaggagaaaatgttgcTATGAGATTCCCCCTCTCCAATTTTAGCTTTaatattttagttaaaaaaaaaatctttgttaaaaATCTTTTGCCATCAGTGTGCTCCTTTCCTTTTGCTGAGCTCCTTTTTCCTTCACCTTCAACGTAGTAATAGAATTTTGAAAGCAGTGGCAGCTGTGTGGGTAAATAAAAGTgactatttttccttctctccctgttcCTTAAAacttaaagaacaaaacaaaacaataacagcaacaatctAATAGtgtattaaaaacaacaacaacaaactcttcTCATGGCTCTTTATCTAGAAAATTTTATATACTACTCTACCTattatttttgtatgtttttggTCTAATGTGTTAATGAAATATATGAAATTCAATGCCCTTATTGTAATGAAAATACTAATGAATAGAAGACTCAGATGGGTCTTTAACTTATTTGAAGATAGAATTATAGACTCTTGAGTGGCTGCTCTAGTTTGACTTTGCTTAGGTTTTATGTGCTTGGATTAGATCCAAAATCAGTTGTTAAAACTGAAAGGGAATGATAATAGTGTGCCTTGTTTGGGGCCACTTCTCTGTTTTAGAAAACAGCTAAGTGATGTCAAGGTAAGGTTCAGTTTAATGATGTGGCTACTGCAAATTGATTGTCTAAAAGGAAATGATCCCACATAATATGCTTTACAAAATGAGTCTTACTACATTATTTACCCCCAATGTCTAAGATGAACCAATTTAAACTCTTGGAGAGCTGGGAACACAAATTCCTAGTGAAGCATCATGAAAGTCAGTCATATTTATAAGTATCCAAACTGTTAATAGGTAAAACTAGAGACACAAAGTACTTCTGaactgaaaattctttttttagttgAATGTCAGTGAAAAATTGGGTTTTGCATTTCATTAGTTTTTTAAGCCACACAGTGAGGTTTGCTTAGTTTGAATGTTGAGTTTGCTCAGTATCAAACTTGCAGTCTACTATGATCTGTGTAAAGACCTTGTTATAATTTGTCTCTGACACCagataaaatacataaaagaaatcaGCATGCTTGCTTCAAAACTCTGCTTTCAAATTGCTTTGCTATTGTTTTTATAAATGCCACAGGATGACAGGACATTTTAGTGCATGATTATGCTCAATATTAAACCATCATACAGGAAGTACTGTTTAGATTTAAGACCAATAATGATCCCCTTCTTAACACTTGTGGAGAAATTTGGGTGGTTCTCAATtccaaattgttatttttttaaataatctataCAGCTTGGAAATTGTTCAGGGAATGAAAATATTCTAAGCCCCAATGCTCtttctaggaaagaaaaaaaaatgcttatacATTCTTAAACAAGAGAATGAtcattttattattgataatagtGACAAAAAGTTCTTAGCTATTTTAAGGGCACTCAAAGGATATTCATGATTTCCTATTTCAATTTCAGTAGACCATGCATTGGATGTGgtcttttaatgaataaaaagaaggaaaattgtcACCCCCTACCCCTAAACCCCGCCTTTTAAAGCACTGCATTCACTTTAAATTTTAAGAAGTAAAGGCTAGACTAATCATCAAGTTCTGGCAATGCGAATTTCAGGTTTTACTTTTCTAAGAGAATAGAATGGATTGTTTTTAGCTTCTCTGATATTGTATTTACTTGTATAAATGTGAATAAAATTAATACTACCAGTAAAGAATTATAATTTTGtgaaaaacaattctgagttgGTGTATGAATGGTTGAATATTAAAACatcagaatttttaatttaaaaaaaaaaagaatattcatagctgcgctctttgtggtggtcaaaaattggaaaatgaggggattctcttcaattggggaatggctgaaccaattattgtaaatattgttgatggaatactattgtgcaaaaaggaataataaagtggaggaattccatggagactggaacaacctccaggaagtgatgcagaatgaaaggagcagaccaggagaacattgtacacagagactgaggcaATGTGttacaatcgaacgtaatagacttctccattaatggcaatgcaatgtccctgaacaatctgcagggatctatgagaaaaagacactattctcaagcagaggacaaactgtgggagtaaaaacacagaggaaaagcaattacttgactacaggggtggaggggatatgattgaagagatactctaaatgagcactctaatggaaataccaacaacaaggaaatggattcagagcaaggacacacgtgatacccagtggaatcaccttttggctaggg
This sequence is a window from Monodelphis domestica isolate mMonDom1 chromosome 3, mMonDom1.pri, whole genome shotgun sequence. Protein-coding genes within it:
- the LOC100019625 gene encoding centriole, cilia and spindle-associated protein-like, with protein sequence MHCGSKVKSEYMKRYKDPKWDTCGPCYRELLHYRLSRRLLEQTHNPWLWDGWGPSSNSDDSSSSGGGGASTPLGPQGASAPSPPQTPLKPEREGEELGVEEKGAEASEDEDAASPPETPGKVTQEKDKQQMEVKKEQIEVKDKLMDNTDHPRQRALLSGADKKTANSPQRPSKTKEVKHPFALYGWGEKQTDTGSQKTHNVCASAPEQQIHESALRAKNRRQVEKRKLVNQRQRAYSVDVQKPRRSKPSSSDSPWMTEYMRCYSARA